TATCTCCACTACTCAGTAACATCATGCTTAACGAATTGGATATGGAACTTGAAAATCGCAGACTTCGATTCGTAAGATATGCCGACGACAGTATTATTATGGTCAAAAGCGAGATGGCAGCGAAACGAGTGATGAGATCAGTGACAAAGTTCATAGAAGAAAAGCTAGGGTTGATAGTCAATACCACAAAAACGAAAGTGACAAGACCGAATGACCCTACAATGAAGTTTCTAGGTTTCGGCTTCTTTAAAGATTATCAAACAGATTTATACAAAGCAAAACCGCACCAAAAATCGGTAGAAAACCTTAAGTATAAACTGAAACAGTTAACTAGGAAGAACTGGAGTGTTGATACGAAGTATCAGGTTGAACGAATCAATCAAGTAATACGAGGTTGGATTAACTACTTCAAAATTGGCTATATGAAAAAGCTGTTAGGTAAAATAGAATCCCATACAAGAGTATGGTTGAGAGCGTGTATTTGGAAGAAATGGAAAACAGCTAAGAACCGCAGAAAGAACTTAATCAAATTGGGAATGGACAAATACAATGCTTATAAATATAGCTATACAAGTAAAGGTGCTGTCCGCATTGCCTACTCGTGGATACTCACTACGACAATTACGAATAAGAGACTAGCCCAGTTCGGACTAATCTCTTGTGTTCAACACTACAACAAAGTACATGCTTAGTATGAAATTGAACCGCCGTATACGGATCCGTACGTACGGTGGTGGTGTGCTGTGAAAGGCACATCGGAGATGAGGGAAGGCCCCTTGATGGGGATTGAATCAGG
Above is a genomic segment from Desertibacillus haloalkaliphilus containing:
- the ltrA gene encoding group II intron reverse transcriptase/maturase; translated protein: MYEEKLLDRILDRDNLNEAFKQVKKNKGSAGVDGMTVEELGAYMALNKEEIISQIRQRKYQPDPVLRVEIPKPNGGIRLLGIPTVKDRVIQQAIAQVLTPIFDKQFSEYSYGFRPNRYAEMAILQTLEFLNEGHDWIVDIDLERFFDTVNHDRLLNLVSRTVDDGDVISLIRKFLVSGVQIDEEYKETVIGTPQGGNLSPLLSNIMLNELDMELENRRLRFVRYADDSIIMVKSEMAAKRVMRSVTKFIEEKLGLIVNTTKTKVTRPNDPTMKFLGFGFFKDYQTDLYKAKPHQKSVENLKYKLKQLTRKNWSVDTKYQVERINQVIRGWINYFKIGYMKKLLGKIESHTRVWLRACIWKKWKTAKNRRKNLIKLGMDKYNAYKYSYTSKGAVRIAYSWILTTTITNKRLAQFGLISCVQHYNKVHA